GGATGCAACAGCATCAACTTGGATCAAAGCATTCATAGGAATAGCAGCAACGCCAATTGTTGTTCTTGCAGGCAAGTCGTTTTTGAAAAATGCTGTGTAGATTTCGTTTATAGCATCAATATCTCCAATATTTTTAAGTTGGATATTTATTTTAACAATATCGTCCATATTGTGGTCGATACTTTCTAAAATTGCATTGATATTGTTTAAACACTGCCCAGCCTGCTCTTTGATACCACCAACTACTACTTCATTCGTTTTTGGGTCTAACGGTAATTGACCTGAAATATGATTGTAATGAGAATAAGCAACGGTGTGTGCATACGAAACTTTTGGTGCATTTTCTGTGTTGCTTGATTCGATTACCAGTAAGCGGGCGTCTTCAGGAAGTTGTGGAGGTGTTCCATCACCGTGTGATACAACAGTATCAATTTGTACCAAAGCCCCCATAGGTAAAGCTGAAGCATTTACAATTGTTCTCGCGGGAACATAATTTGGAAAGAATTTTGCCAAAACTCCGTTTACTACTTCAACATCTGAGATATTTTTAAGAAAAATAGTTGTTTTAACAACATCGTTCATAACGTGGCCGATACTTTCTAAAATTGCTTTAATGTTTTTTAAGCACTGCTCAGTCTGCTCTTTTACATT
This is a stretch of genomic DNA from Candidatus Pedobacter colombiensis. It encodes these proteins:
- a CDS encoding RidA family protein; translated protein: MSDIKKNSRNTENAPKNPVSTQTVAFSHYNNISAQLPIDAKTGKIVGNTIKEQTKQCLANIQAIVESIDHVMDDVVKMTIFLKDISDTEAVDEVYKTFFKSHLPTRTTVAVDALPIMDGALLQIDALISNGEGTTPQKALDLIKVTRNTENAPKSIHAQTVAFSHYNNISSQLPIDPQSGKIVAGNVKEQTEQCLKNIKAILESIGHVMNDVVKTTIFLKNISDVEVVNGVLAKFFPNYVPARTIVNASALPMGALVQIDTVVSHGDGTPPQLPEDARLLVIESSNTENAPKVSYAHTVAYSHYNHISGQLPLDPKTNEVVVGGIKEQAGQCLNNINAILESIDHNMDDIVKINIQLKNIGDIDAINEIYTAFFKNDLPARTTIGVAAIPMNALIQVDAVASNSEGTPA